A region of Bacillota bacterium DNA encodes the following proteins:
- a CDS encoding biotin--[acetyl-CoA-carboxylase] ligase — translation MAVLLKDDLSQELPLLLADQEWLGALRILPSVDSTNEAVKRMASEGAAEWTVVVAEEQKSGRAAGRRRWYSPRGGGLWLSVLVRPSAGQGDAGVLTLAAAVAAAEAVEEQSGLSPRILWPGELQLSGRTFGGVFVELSYQGSRPAFAVLGVGLDVNLTALDLPPAARLPTTSLVRALGRPVPRAELGRALLVRLHRYVEEQRAGRLAGLLAAYVSRLAGLGEEVTLVRGGERLRGRLMAVRADGGLELVTEDGTVRVVHSGRLSLAPER, via the coding sequence GTGGCGGTCCTGTTGAAGGACGACCTCAGCCAGGAGCTGCCGCTCCTCCTCGCCGACCAGGAGTGGCTGGGAGCGCTCCGCATCCTCCCGTCGGTCGACTCCACCAACGAGGCGGTCAAGCGGATGGCCTCCGAGGGGGCCGCCGAGTGGACGGTCGTGGTGGCCGAGGAGCAGAAGAGCGGTCGGGCGGCGGGGCGGCGCCGCTGGTACTCGCCCAGGGGTGGGGGCCTCTGGCTTTCTGTCCTGGTCCGGCCCTCCGCCGGCCAGGGTGACGCCGGCGTCCTGACGCTGGCGGCTGCCGTTGCGGCGGCCGAGGCGGTGGAGGAGCAGTCGGGCCTCTCCCCCCGCATCCTCTGGCCGGGAGAGTTGCAGCTCTCGGGGCGCACCTTCGGGGGCGTCTTCGTCGAACTCTCGTACCAGGGCAGCCGGCCGGCCTTTGCCGTCCTCGGGGTGGGTCTCGACGTCAACCTGACCGCCCTCGACCTTCCGCCGGCGGCCCGCCTGCCCACCACCTCGCTGGTTCGCGCGCTGGGACGGCCGGTTCCCCGGGCGGAGCTGGGGCGGGCGCTCCTGGTGCGCCTCCACCGGTACGTCGAGGAGCAGCGCGCGGGGAGGCTCGCGGGCCTGCTGGCCGCCTACGTCTCCCGGCTGGCCGGCCTGGGCGAGGAGGTGACGCTCGTGCGGGGCGGCGAGCGTCTCCGCGGGCGCTTGATGGCGGTGCGGGCCGACGGCGGGCTGGAGCTGGTGACGGAGGACGGTACCGTCCGCGTCGTCCACTCCGGACGCCTCTCGCTGGCTCCGGAGAGGTAG
- a CDS encoding P1 family peptidase, whose translation MPGRITDVPGLRVGHAQDEEALTGCTVVLPERPAVCGVDVRGSAPGTRETDLLRPGRLVERVDAVLLAGGSAFGLAAADGVMRWLEEHGRGYPAGATRVPIVPAAVIYDLDLGRADRRPDAAMGYLAAAQARVDFAEGNVGAGTGATVGKALGVAHATKSGLGSASLRLDSGVTVGALAVVNAFGEVRDPETGRRLAGPTNPLTGEPVDTLELLRSARELGNLGLGHTTLVVVATDAALDKAGANKVAEMAHDGLARTIVPVHTMFDGDTVFALSTGERTASVSVVGALAARATELAVLRAVRAARPAGGLAAAAGG comes from the coding sequence ATGCCGGGCAGGATCACCGACGTCCCCGGGCTGCGGGTGGGCCACGCCCAGGACGAGGAAGCGCTGACGGGCTGCACCGTCGTCCTCCCCGAGCGGCCGGCGGTCTGCGGGGTGGACGTGCGCGGCTCCGCCCCGGGCACGCGCGAGACGGACCTGCTGCGGCCGGGCCGGCTCGTCGAGCGAGTGGACGCCGTGCTGCTGGCCGGCGGCAGCGCCTTCGGGCTGGCCGCGGCCGACGGCGTGATGCGCTGGCTGGAAGAGCACGGGCGAGGCTACCCGGCGGGCGCTACCCGCGTGCCCATCGTGCCCGCCGCCGTCATCTACGACCTCGACCTCGGCCGCGCCGACCGCCGTCCCGACGCCGCCATGGGCTACTTGGCCGCCGCCCAGGCGCGCGTCGATTTCGCCGAGGGAAACGTGGGTGCCGGCACGGGGGCCACGGTCGGCAAGGCGCTGGGTGTGGCCCACGCCACCAAGTCCGGCCTTGGCTCCGCCTCCCTGCGGCTGGACAGCGGCGTGACGGTGGGCGCGCTGGCCGTGGTCAACGCCTTCGGGGAAGTGCGCGATCCCGAGACTGGGCGGCGCTTGGCCGGCCCCACCAACCCCTTGACCGGCGAGCCGGTCGACACGCTGGAGCTTCTGCGTTCGGCGCGGGAACTGGGCAACCTGGGCCTGGGCCACACCACGCTGGTGGTGGTGGCCACCGACGCCGCCCTGGACAAGGCCGGGGCCAACAAAGTGGCCGAGATGGCCCACGACGGGCTGGCACGGACCATCGTACCGGTGCACACCATGTTTGATGGTGACACGGTCTTCGCGCTCTCCACGGGCGAGCGGACCGCCTCGGTCTCGGTGGTGGGGGCGCTGGCGGCCCGGGCGACCGAGCTGGCCGTCCTGCGGGCGGTGCGCGCCGCGCGGCCGGCCGGCGGACTGGCGGCGGCCGCCGGAGGCTAG
- a CDS encoding bifunctional nuclease family protein: protein MVEMVVLSVGALDGAEDQNLMLLREAKGNRLLAVTIGGAEAASIALALQEVEVPRPLTHDLLATLIRRLQARVRRVVIHDLRDDTFYAQLDLEGEQGVQEIDCRPSDAVALAARTGAPILVSEAVLEKAAFVAPDSQPE from the coding sequence ATGGTCGAGATGGTCGTGCTGAGCGTCGGTGCCCTGGACGGCGCGGAAGACCAGAATCTGATGTTGCTCCGCGAGGCGAAGGGCAACCGCCTGCTGGCGGTGACCATCGGCGGCGCCGAGGCCGCCTCCATTGCCCTGGCCCTGCAGGAGGTGGAGGTGCCGAGGCCGCTCACCCACGACCTCCTGGCCACGCTGATCCGGCGCCTCCAGGCGCGCGTAAGGCGGGTTGTCATCCACGACCTGCGCGACGACACCTTCTACGCCCAGCTCGACCTGGAGGGCGAGCAGGGCGTCCAGGAGATCGACTGTCGGCCCAGCGACGCAGTCGCCCTGGCCGCCCGCACGGGCGCTCCGATCCTGGTCAGCGAGGCGGTCCTGGAGAAGGCGGCCTTCGTGGCGCCCGACAGCCAGCCGGAGTAG
- the greA gene encoding transcription elongation factor GreA — translation MEQEQVILTAEGIRRLEQELEELKTVRRREVAERIKVARGFGDLSENAEYEAAKNEQAFVEGRIASLEKMLRNAQMVDEASVDPDVVNVGSLVEVEDLESGDRMELHIVGSSEADPGRSAISYQSPVGRALMGGRAGATVEVRLPDGHARFRILAVRRQA, via the coding sequence ATGGAGCAGGAGCAGGTCATCCTGACCGCGGAGGGCATCCGCAGGCTCGAGCAGGAGCTCGAGGAGCTCAAGACGGTCCGCCGCCGGGAAGTGGCCGAGAGGATCAAGGTGGCGCGCGGCTTCGGCGACCTCTCCGAGAACGCCGAGTACGAGGCGGCCAAGAACGAGCAGGCCTTCGTCGAGGGGCGCATCGCCAGCCTGGAGAAGATGCTGCGCAACGCCCAGATGGTCGACGAGGCCAGCGTTGACCCGGACGTGGTCAACGTCGGCTCGCTCGTGGAGGTGGAGGATCTGGAGAGCGGCGATCGCATGGAACTGCACATCGTCGGCTCCAGCGAGGCCGATCCGGGCCGCTCGGCCATCTCCTACCAGTCGCCCGTGGGACGCGCCCTCATGGGAGGCCGCGCGGGCGCCACGGTGGAGGTCCGCCTGCCCGACGGGCACGCGCGGTTCCGCATCCTGGCGGTCCGGCGCCAGGCGTGA
- the lysS gene encoding lysine--tRNA ligase: protein MDRTGPASPEQEQIAARRAKLELFRTAGRDPYGQRFEVDAHAAELKERFDSLEGREVRCAGRLMAIRSHGRASFADLQDRTGRVQIHARADLLGEEAYRLFGLLDVGDVVGVRGRLFRTQRGEVTVEVAHWELLAKALRPLPDKWHGLRDVDVRYRQRYLDLIVRPETRRTFLLRSELIREMRRFLDERGFLEVETPVMTPLAGGANARPFVTHHNALDLDLYLRIATELHLKRLIVGGLERVYEIGRVFRNEGISTRHNPEFTMLELYQAYADYTDMMEITRELLQHLARKLLGTTRLLYQGREIELGGDWPRLSMVEAIRRRTGRDPFAWLDDDGAARAEAARLGVEVPAGATAGQVLDELFEKLVQPELIQPTFVVDHPVAVSPLARRKREDPRLTYRFELMIHGMELANAFSELNDPADQRERFLAQLEERRRGNVEAQSMDEDYLRALEYGLPPTGGLGIGVDRLVMLFTDSPSIRDVILFPLMRPEEP, encoded by the coding sequence GTGGACCGCACCGGACCCGCCAGCCCCGAGCAGGAGCAGATAGCGGCCCGCAGGGCCAAGCTGGAGCTCTTCCGGACCGCCGGCCGCGACCCCTACGGGCAGCGCTTCGAGGTCGACGCCCACGCGGCAGAGCTCAAGGAGCGCTTCGACAGCCTCGAGGGGCGCGAAGTGCGCTGCGCGGGGCGCCTGATGGCCATCCGCAGCCACGGCAGGGCCTCCTTCGCCGATCTCCAGGACCGCACCGGCCGCGTCCAGATCCACGCCCGCGCCGACCTTCTAGGTGAAGAAGCCTACCGCCTCTTCGGCCTCCTCGACGTCGGTGACGTGGTCGGCGTCCGGGGGCGCCTCTTCCGCACGCAGCGCGGCGAGGTGACCGTGGAGGTGGCCCACTGGGAGCTGCTGGCCAAGGCGCTGCGGCCGCTCCCGGACAAGTGGCACGGACTGAGGGACGTGGATGTACGTTACCGGCAGCGTTACCTCGACCTCATCGTCCGTCCGGAGACGCGGCGAACGTTTCTCCTGCGCAGCGAGCTCATCCGGGAGATGCGGCGCTTCCTGGACGAGCGCGGCTTCCTGGAGGTGGAGACGCCGGTCATGACGCCGCTGGCCGGCGGGGCGAACGCGCGGCCCTTCGTAACGCACCATAACGCCCTGGATCTGGACCTCTACCTGCGCATCGCCACCGAACTCCACCTGAAGCGGCTGATCGTGGGCGGGCTGGAGCGCGTCTACGAGATCGGCCGCGTCTTCCGTAACGAGGGCATCTCGACGCGCCACAACCCGGAGTTCACCATGCTGGAGCTGTACCAGGCCTACGCCGACTACACCGACATGATGGAGATCACCCGCGAGCTTCTCCAGCACCTTGCCAGGAAGCTGCTCGGCACGACGCGGCTCCTCTACCAGGGGCGGGAGATCGAGCTGGGTGGCGATTGGCCGCGCCTCTCCATGGTAGAAGCCATCCGCCGGCGGACCGGGCGCGATCCCTTCGCCTGGCTCGACGACGACGGGGCCGCCCGCGCGGAGGCGGCGCGCCTGGGCGTCGAGGTACCGGCAGGGGCGACGGCCGGCCAAGTGCTGGACGAGCTCTTCGAGAAGCTCGTCCAGCCGGAGCTGATCCAGCCCACCTTTGTCGTCGACCACCCCGTCGCGGTCTCGCCGCTGGCGCGGAGGAAGCGCGAGGATCCGCGGCTCACCTACCGGTTCGAGCTCATGATCCACGGCATGGAACTGGCCAACGCCTTCTCCGAGCTGAACGACCCGGCCGACCAGCGCGAGCGCTTCCTCGCCCAGCTGGAGGAGCGCCGGCGCGGCAACGTCGAGGCGCAGTCCATGGACGAGGACTACCTGCGCGCGCTGGAGTATGGCCTGCCGCCCACCGGCGGCCTGGGCATCGGCGTCGACCGCCTGGTCATGCTCTTCACGGACTCGCCGTCCATCCGCGACGTCATCCTCTTCCCGCTGATGCGGCCGGAAGAGCCTTGA